The stretch of DNA ACGAATAAATAAGCTTAAAGCCCTTACCGCTCCAATCTGTCGTGCCTAGACTGACTAGTCAATGATTGGAGATTGCTGATGAGCCCGAAATCCCGGCTGTACACGCTTGTAAAGGCCTGGAAGAACAAACCCTTCCAAGAAGTACGCGACGCTTGTGGTCAGCCTTGGCTAGGCCTTAATAGTGAAGCGCTGAAAGAGCATCAATCGTGGTCCCAGCGACAGACGATTGGTCACGAACCCATCTTTAACTCTCGGGGAACCAAGTTGACAAGTTCACTATTTAGACCTTTACTGACTGCTAGCGATAGTCAAGTCCTCAGACTATTCATGGAAGGCTTAGATACGATTACCTATTGGTATCGCAGTGGCCGGTTTATCCCTGGAATATTGCCCTTACCAGAGCACGTCTTTGAATCTAGTGATTTTGTTGATGGGCTAAGCGACCTCATTCTAAATTCCAGATTACCAGTAGGCTTAATCAGCCTCGGCGTGCATCAACTGGACAAGCCACACTTATCCACTGATTGCAAAGACGGCTTGCTTCGCATGCGTCGTTTAGGGGTATTGATTCATATGCTCAATTACTCCGGGACACTGTCACAAATGCGCTGGGCCGAAGAAATACAACCCGAAGGGATGCATCTTGATATTACTCAGTTTCGAACATCAGCCGTCCCAGCTGAAATGCTTTCTCATGGCAAAAGATTCAAAAGTCAGATTTATGCCAGCAATATCACTCTTGTCAAAGATATAGAAAATGCGATCGCTATTGGCGCTCAGCACTGCTATGGGGGACTAATGATGCCCTCAGTCAGTCGCCATCAAATATTACACATTAACGATAGTCGTATCGCTAAGGCTATTTTTTCGCTGCACCCTCATCAAAACCTAAACGGAGACAAGTAATGAGAAAACGCGTGATGTTGGTAGATGATCATCCTGCCATGTTGATGGCTTTAAAGAGTATGTTGCAAGATCAGTTGTTGTTTGAAATAGCAGGGCAGGCCCAAAATGGAGAAGAATGTTTACGCTCCATTAAGGAGGTCAATCCCAATATGGTGATTCTAGATCTAGATATGCCTAAGACTGACGGGTTTGACGTCATTAGACGTATTGGACTGATGCACCCTGAAGTGCGCATCCTGGTACTGTCCAGTCTGGCTGAGGCAGTCTATGGAGGTCGAGTCCGATCACTCGGTGCCCATGGTTTTGTCAACAAAACTGCTGGGTCGGATGTCATCCTAGCAGCATGTGTTGCCATCTCTCAGGGATACACCTTTTTCACGCATGGCAAAAATGGCAATACCTCCTTAAGTGATGACGATAAGTTAGCCCTTATCTCAGATCGCGAGCTCCAGGTGATGAAGTACCTCGGTAAGGGCAACACCAATCAGCAGATTTCAGATTTACTGCATATCAGCAATAAAACGGTAGCTACCTATAAAACGCGGGTCTTTGACAAACTGGGCATCAACAATATTGCTGATCTTATTTTATTTTGTCGTATGAATCAAATTATCGAAAGCTAATCTGTAGCATGCATCGATTCATCCTTAAGTTCACCTATGTATTCTTCTGTGTTGCTACGGGACTGGCTGATGCCAGGCCTTTCAGCGCCTCAGAAAAAGCATGGATCGATGCACATCCCATCGTGCGATTTAGTATTCACGAAAAATATGCGCCCTATCTTGAGCATGATGGCGTCTTTCAATCCCTACTGCTGAAACTAGGGGAATGCACACGACAGCAATACACACCCATCTGGAGAAAATCAGATCAAGATGGGTTAGAGCAATTGGTAAATGGGCAAGTAGACTTCATCATCGATCCACTAGAAGTAAGCAGTCGTGTTTTACAGTTTGGCGCACTTTCTGAATCGATTTTTTGGGGGCATGATGCCGTTGTTACCAAAATAGATCAATCGTTGTTGAAGCTCACTGATCACTCAAGAGTTGCTTACTTTAATCGTGGTTTTGAGAGCCCCCCTGCCTCATCCAGTCAATCTCATTCCGGTCTGAGCTCGTCAAATGAACTGCTGCAAGCACTCATTAAAAATGATATTGAGGCCCTCATCATGCCCATTCGCTTAGCGAAACAATTAATCCACACTACCCAAGAACTTGATCTCAAAATAGATGGAGTGTACGGAAGAGAGCCCTTTGCATATCGCTGGCTAATTTCTTTTCATAACAGTCCCCTACAAAGCATCTTGAAGCATTTTCTAGATGACTTAGATCCACTCGAGTCGCGCCGTCTATTTACCCTCAACGAAACACAACTAGTTGCAGAGCCCAGTGGTGGACATCATCGTGCCTTACCTTGGCTTAGCACTGTATTGCTATTGCTAGTCGGTGGCATTGTGTTTTACCAACTCCAAAAAAAGTACTTCCACCAAAAACAAGCCGCGATAGCCTTGATGCACTCTAAAGACCTTGCTGAAAAAGCCAATGCAGCCAAGTCTGCCTTCTTAGCCACGATGAGCCACGAGATTCGGACGCCAATGAATGCCATCCTGGGCGTCCAAGAGCTTCTGCTAGGCAGCGCTCATTTTCCTAAAAAAGATAAGCCTCTACTTAAGAGTGCGCAAGCATCAGCAGAATCCTTACTGGGCATGCTTAACCAAGTATTAGATATTTCTAAAATTGAAGCAGGAAAGCTTACCCTGAACCTAGAACCCAGTAACTTACATCAGCTTCTCATAGACATTCATTCCGCGTTCACGACAGTGGCACAAAAACAGAACTTACTGTTGCACACCACTATTGATCCAAGAGTGGCTGAAGTGCTCATGATTGATAGTCTGCGCTTACGGCAAGTCCTACAAAATTTACTGAGTAATGCGATTAAATTTACCAGTCAAGGTGAAATCTATTTCTCAATCACAGTACTAGCAGACGATCATGCTGGCCAACTGATTGAATTTAGAGTGATTGACACCGGAGTTGGTATGGGCAGCGCTCAGATTGAGCTTGCCCTTCAGGCCTTTGAACAGGTGCCCTCTTCACAAGAGTTTGGCTTATGCGAGCAAACGCGGGGTACAGGTCTGGGTCTTACCATTACAAATCACCTAGTCAACTCTATGAATAGCCATCTCTACTTTGAGAGTGCGCCAGGCTTTGGTAGTAACGTTCACTTTTCAGTCGCCTTCCCAAGAACTAGCATAGCTGCCTCTAAGGTCTCTTTTTTTGATGCATTGGCAGGCCACCCAAAAAGAATCATCGCCAAAAGAAAAGGTGAGCGAAGCACTCCCATTCAAGCATTAGTAGTAGAGGATCACCCTGCTAGCAGGCAAATTCTGTCACTCCAATTGGAGGTACTAGGCATACAGACGCAGGTTTGTGAAAATGCACTTTTGGCGCTTGAACTGCTGGGCAATCATTCTTTTGATCTTCTATTAACCGATCAATCTATGCCTGGCATGCAGGGCTCTGACTTAGCAAGAAATATTCGATCTGCTGGCAATACTTCACTGATCATCATTGGTGTCACTGCTGATATTTATGCACTAGATTCGCGTCATCAGTTTTTATCTGCCAGTATGAATAGCATCCTCATTAAGCCCCTCAGTTTGGGGGCTCTAGAAAATGAATTGCTACGTTATTTTGACTCAAGTACTTCCACAGAAATTACTGAGGAACCCTATTCTTTTGAGATCTTCTCTAATCTGATTGGAGATGACCCCCAGAAAATAGTAATCGTCCTCGAGGAGATTCAAAAAGTCCATGATGAGGTGCTGACCAAACTCCAGTCTGCGCAAGAGGGTTATTTAATAGATAAAGCAGACTTTCTAAGCTGGGTGCATAAAGTAAAAGGTGGGGCTCAGTTATTGCAGGCCTCCCCATTTATCGATGCCTGTATCAGACTGGAAGCTTCCGAGCCTCAGAATGACCTACTAGCTAAGCGTATTCCGGAGTTCATTACCCTCCTTGAAGAGCAAAACCGCATTATTCAATCCTATAAAGTGCGATATATGCCATAAAATCAGGGGCATGCGCGCATCATCATTCTCACCATTACAGCCTAAGGCCATACTAGTCCTCTGGACTTTCCTCTTCATCTCTACCGCAGCCCATCCGGGCCAAAGCATTACCTCAGGAGCTGCGCTACAACAGATTCCGAGCGCGGTTGCAGCCAGCCTTGAAAAAAATCAGATCCCTAAAGAGGCTATCAGTATCTCGGTAGTCGAGATTGAGCAAGATCGTCACGGCAAAATGACTGCTAAACCAGAGCTGGATTGGCGCTCTACTCAGGCCATGAATCCTGCTTCGACAATGAAGCTGCTAACCACTCTTGCAGGCTTAGATATTCTAGGGCCGCAATATCGCTGGCGCACTGCGTTATTTACTGATGGCCTTATTCGGCAGGGCACTCTTAAGGGCAATATCTACTTACAGGGAACAGGGGATCCTAAATTAATTCCTGAAGAATTCGCTAAGATGATGAAAGCATTACAAAATTTAGGCATTCAAAAGATTGATGGTCATTTAATCTTTGATAGGAGTGCTTACGCGCCAAGCGTCATGGAACACAACACCATTGATGGCGAATCGCTTCGGTCATATAACGTACCGCCAGACCCGCTACTTTATGCCTTTAGAACGCTCTCTTTTCAATTAGGTAAGTCACGGACAGCCGATTTTATTGATATCAACTTTAGCCCACCACTATCCCAACTCAAAGTAATCAATCAAATGCAATTAGTGGATCGGGCCTGTGAAAACTGGAAAAGTAATATTCGATTTAATTTAGAGGCTGACAGCGTAGCGGCTAATCAGGGTCAATTACTCACCGCCCAATTCTCGGGTAGCTTTCCTAATGGATGCAAGGATGTGAACTATAACGTTGTGGCTTTAGATGCCAACACTTTTCTCACTCAGGGCTTTGCAGCGGCATGGGAACTATCAGGCGGCCGATGGGCACAGGCGCCAATCGGGAAATCTGGCACTGTTCCCATGTCAGCTCGATCATTACTGCAATTTGAAGGTATCTCACTTGCAGATGACGTGCATGATATTAATAAATACTCAAATAATGTCATGGCTCGGCAACTCTTATTGACCTTGGCACTTGAAAAAATGGGAAAGCCTGCCACCACGCAAAATGGACAACTGGTGATTCAGGCGTGGCTAAAAGAGTCTGGCTTAGATTTTCCAGAGCTCGTTATTGAAAATGGCTCGGGCTTATCTCGCAACGAAGCAATATCTGCAGAGCACCTTACGCAATTATTAGTCACGGCGCGTAAGCTGCCTGCAGCAGGCCTTTTCTATCAAAGCCTTCCTGCAGCAGGTGTAGATGGCACGATGAAAAATCGCCTAATTACTCAGCTGAGGAAGTTTTTGCACCTGAAGAAAAAACCTGAGGTGAGAATAAAAACAGGATCACTTGCTGATGTCAGGGCAATCTCTGGCTACGTGATGACTAAATCTGGAAAGATGTATGCGGTGACTTCCTTCATTAACCACCCCAATGCCTGGAGAGGTCTAGAAGCACATGATCAATTACTGGCGTGGTTACTAGAAGATGGGCCCGAGCCAAAGCTTGCGCGTTGAAGACGATCTCTCACACCATCCCATTCCTCACCCACAGGAGGCTCTGGAAATAAAATAAGGTCCCAGTCCTGCTGATCTAAATCCCGTAAGGATCGATAGAGCAGACTTGCAAATGCAGTGCTATCGCTAGGCAGTGGGATTTCTTCAAAATGTACTGACGGATGACCATCTTCACCTATTGGAGATTCAGACTCCCAAACGCCTACCGCCACCCGAGACTTGGTATCTGGAAATTCACACAAAGCATCCAAGACCCTTCCAGACTGATACAAGCGCAATGGTGTCGCAGGCGCATAGTGTGCACGCAAACTACCAGATACTTTTGGAAGATTATTTGTAATAGCACTCAAGGCCAACTCTCCAGGAAGTGCAATTTGAATACCCGTCTTAGTCAAAATATCACCAGGAGTAATCATGCCCGGCCTTAATAAGACTGCATGATCACCCGAAGATAAATCAATAATGGTCGATTCAATACCAACCTTACAGTCACCACCATCTAACACCATTAAATCTGACATGCCCTCAAACTCACTACGCACATCTGCAGCGCTAGTGGGAGACACCTTACCAAAACGATTCGCCGAAGGGGCAACTACACCCCCTTTAAATTGGCGTAATAACTCTTGTGCCAAGGGATGTGCTGGCGCACGAATAGCTACCGTATCTTGACCACCCGTTAACTCAGTCAAAACGCGGTTATCTTTTTTAAAAACAAGTGTGAGCGGGCCTGGCCAAAAGGCATTCACGAGCTTGAGCGCATCTTCTGAAATATCACGTGCCCATGGCGCAAGTAGAACGGTCCAATCAGCCCGGCCAACATCGTGGTGATCGGGCGTAGATATATGCACAATCAAGGGATGGTTAGAGGGTCGACCCTTGGCCGTAAAAATCTTTTTAATAGCCTCAGAATTACCTGCATCCGCCCCTAGGCCATAGACCGTCTCGGTAGGAAAGGCAACTAAACCACCATTTCGTAAAGTTTGTACTGCTTTATTGATTTCGGTACTGCCATTGGGAATCATCAGCTTAGGGCTCAATCCCAAGTTCAGCAGCGACCGCTGCGCAATTTTGACGCGCTTGATTGAGTGACTCACCAAGGCAGTTGATGTGACCCATTTTGCGTCCCATTCTTGGATCCGATTTTCCATATAAATGTAATTTGGTATCGGGGTGGGCTAGTACTTTATTCCAAGCAGGCTCGATTACTTTATCGACATCACCATCAAACCAGAGATCACCTAAAAGATTCAGCATAGAAACGGGGGCTAGTAGGCGCGTATCGCCCAATGGTAGGCGCGCCATACTTCTCACCTGTTGTTCAAACTGACTCGTCACACAGGCGTTCATAGTGTAGTGCCCAGAATTATGTGGGCGTGGTGCAATTTCGTTCACCACAACATCACCATTTTTGAGGACAAAAAATTCAACGCAAAGTACCCCAACGTAGTCAATCTTACGAATCAGCGCTTTTGCTGCTTCAATCATTTTCTTCTCTTGCCCAAGCTTAAGGGATGGGGCTGGTACGGTCGAGGTAAATAAAATACCATCGCGATGGATATTCTGGGATACAGGATAAGCCACTACCTCATCATCGTACCCACGAACCACCAGTGCAGAAACTTCAAAATCTAACTCCATCCGTTTTTCAAGAACGCAAGGCACCTTTCCTAGTTCGGCCCAAGCAGCTACTAAGGCTGAAGATTCATGCACGGTAATCTGACCCTTGCCGTCATAACCCATCCGAGCAGTTTTAAGGATGCCGGGAAATAGATCGGCAGAAATCAGGGCGATATCAGCATCATGCTCAATGACGCAGTATGGTGCTGGCCCAATATTGGTTTCTTGTTTCCAAGTCGATAAGAATTTTTTCTCTGCAACGCGATCTTGGGCAATAGAGACACAGTTGCTACGTGGAGCGACAAATACACCCAAAGCCTCCAACTCATCAAGCGCTTGGGCTGGAACATTCTCAAATTCAGTACTCACTGACTTACACAAATTTGCCATTTTTTTTAAGGCAGCGGAGTCGATGTAATCAGCTTGGATAAATTGTTCGGCGATCGAGCCGGCAGGGCTATCGGCACTAGGATCTAAGACGCAGACTTTATATCCCATCGCTTGGGCAGCCTGAGTAAACATCCGCCCTAATTGACCGCCACCTAAAATTCCTAAATATGAACCCGGCAAGATGGGCTCCAAACGTTTCACCATCTGTTTAATATCCTGGCAAATTCATGGCACGTGCGGCATCCGTTTGTTTGGCACGAAAGTCTTCTAATAACTTGGCCAAGGCTGGATCATTCACAGCCAGATTTGCGACCACATGCAAAGCAGCATTAGCTGCACCGGCCTCGCCAATTGCAAACGTCGCAACCGGAATACCTTTAGGCATTTGAACAATGGAATAAAGTGAATCTTCACCACGTAAATATTTACTGGCAACAGGAACTCCATAAATTGGAACAATCGTTTTGGAGGCCAGCATACCCGGCAAATGTGCAGCGCCACCCGCACCAGCGATGATTGCTTTTAGGCCATTGGTACTCGCAAGCTCAGCGTAGCGAAACATATCATCTGGCATCCGATGGGCCGAAAGCACTTTAGCTTCATGAGCAATACCGAAGTGCTCCAGCATCTGCGCGGCATGTTGC from Polynucleobacter sp. TUM22923 encodes:
- a CDS encoding diguanylate phosphodiesterase, with protein sequence MSPKSRLYTLVKAWKNKPFQEVRDACGQPWLGLNSEALKEHQSWSQRQTIGHEPIFNSRGTKLTSSLFRPLLTASDSQVLRLFMEGLDTITYWYRSGRFIPGILPLPEHVFESSDFVDGLSDLILNSRLPVGLISLGVHQLDKPHLSTDCKDGLLRMRRLGVLIHMLNYSGTLSQMRWAEEIQPEGMHLDITQFRTSAVPAEMLSHGKRFKSQIYASNITLVKDIENAIAIGAQHCYGGLMMPSVSRHQILHINDSRIAKAIFSLHPHQNLNGDK
- a CDS encoding response regulator transcription factor — its product is MRKRVMLVDDHPAMLMALKSMLQDQLLFEIAGQAQNGEECLRSIKEVNPNMVILDLDMPKTDGFDVIRRIGLMHPEVRILVLSSLAEAVYGGRVRSLGAHGFVNKTAGSDVILAACVAISQGYTFFTHGKNGNTSLSDDDKLALISDRELQVMKYLGKGNTNQQISDLLHISNKTVATYKTRVFDKLGINNIADLILFCRMNQIIES
- a CDS encoding ATP-binding protein, with amino-acid sequence MHRFILKFTYVFFCVATGLADARPFSASEKAWIDAHPIVRFSIHEKYAPYLEHDGVFQSLLLKLGECTRQQYTPIWRKSDQDGLEQLVNGQVDFIIDPLEVSSRVLQFGALSESIFWGHDAVVTKIDQSLLKLTDHSRVAYFNRGFESPPASSSQSHSGLSSSNELLQALIKNDIEALIMPIRLAKQLIHTTQELDLKIDGVYGREPFAYRWLISFHNSPLQSILKHFLDDLDPLESRRLFTLNETQLVAEPSGGHHRALPWLSTVLLLLVGGIVFYQLQKKYFHQKQAAIALMHSKDLAEKANAAKSAFLATMSHEIRTPMNAILGVQELLLGSAHFPKKDKPLLKSAQASAESLLGMLNQVLDISKIEAGKLTLNLEPSNLHQLLIDIHSAFTTVAQKQNLLLHTTIDPRVAEVLMIDSLRLRQVLQNLLSNAIKFTSQGEIYFSITVLADDHAGQLIEFRVIDTGVGMGSAQIELALQAFEQVPSSQEFGLCEQTRGTGLGLTITNHLVNSMNSHLYFESAPGFGSNVHFSVAFPRTSIAASKVSFFDALAGHPKRIIAKRKGERSTPIQALVVEDHPASRQILSLQLEVLGIQTQVCENALLALELLGNHSFDLLLTDQSMPGMQGSDLARNIRSAGNTSLIIIGVTADIYALDSRHQFLSASMNSILIKPLSLGALENELLRYFDSSTSTEITEEPYSFEIFSNLIGDDPQKIVIVLEEIQKVHDEVLTKLQSAQEGYLIDKADFLSWVHKVKGGAQLLQASPFIDACIRLEASEPQNDLLAKRIPEFITLLEEQNRIIQSYKVRYMP
- the dacB gene encoding D-alanyl-D-alanine carboxypeptidase/D-alanyl-D-alanine-endopeptidase, with the protein product MRASSFSPLQPKAILVLWTFLFISTAAHPGQSITSGAALQQIPSAVAASLEKNQIPKEAISISVVEIEQDRHGKMTAKPELDWRSTQAMNPASTMKLLTTLAGLDILGPQYRWRTALFTDGLIRQGTLKGNIYLQGTGDPKLIPEEFAKMMKALQNLGIQKIDGHLIFDRSAYAPSVMEHNTIDGESLRSYNVPPDPLLYAFRTLSFQLGKSRTADFIDINFSPPLSQLKVINQMQLVDRACENWKSNIRFNLEADSVAANQGQLLTAQFSGSFPNGCKDVNYNVVALDANTFLTQGFAAAWELSGGRWAQAPIGKSGTVPMSARSLLQFEGISLADDVHDINKYSNNVMARQLLLTLALEKMGKPATTQNGQLVIQAWLKESGLDFPELVIENGSGLSRNEAISAEHLTQLLVTARKLPAAGLFYQSLPAAGVDGTMKNRLITQLRKFLHLKKKPEVRIKTGSLADVRAISGYVMTKSGKMYAVTSFINHPNAWRGLEAHDQLLAWLLEDGPEPKLAR
- a CDS encoding L-threonylcarbamoyladenylate synthase codes for the protein MGLSPKLMIPNGSTEINKAVQTLRNGGLVAFPTETVYGLGADAGNSEAIKKIFTAKGRPSNHPLIVHISTPDHHDVGRADWTVLLAPWARDISEDALKLVNAFWPGPLTLVFKKDNRVLTELTGGQDTVAIRAPAHPLAQELLRQFKGGVVAPSANRFGKVSPTSAADVRSEFEGMSDLMVLDGGDCKVGIESTIIDLSSGDHAVLLRPGMITPGDILTKTGIQIALPGELALSAITNNLPKVSGSLRAHYAPATPLRLYQSGRVLDALCEFPDTKSRVAVGVWESESPIGEDGHPSVHFEEIPLPSDSTAFASLLYRSLRDLDQQDWDLILFPEPPVGEEWDGVRDRLQRASFGSGPSSSNHASN
- a CDS encoding 5-(carboxyamino)imidazole ribonucleotide synthase translates to MVKRLEPILPGSYLGILGGGQLGRMFTQAAQAMGYKVCVLDPSADSPAGSIAEQFIQADYIDSAALKKMANLCKSVSTEFENVPAQALDELEALGVFVAPRSNCVSIAQDRVAEKKFLSTWKQETNIGPAPYCVIEHDADIALISADLFPGILKTARMGYDGKGQITVHESSALVAAWAELGKVPCVLEKRMELDFEVSALVVRGYDDEVVAYPVSQNIHRDGILFTSTVPAPSLKLGQEKKMIEAAKALIRKIDYVGVLCVEFFVLKNGDVVVNEIAPRPHNSGHYTMNACVTSQFEQQVRSMARLPLGDTRLLAPVSMLNLLGDLWFDGDVDKVIEPAWNKVLAHPDTKLHLYGKSDPRMGRKMGHINCLGESLNQARQNCAAVAAELGIEP
- the purE gene encoding 5-(carboxyamino)imidazole ribonucleotide mutase encodes the protein MGQNSSNKPIVGIVMGSNSDWDTMQHAAQMLEHFGIAHEAKVLSAHRMPDDMFRYAELASTNGLKAIIAGAGGAAHLPGMLASKTIVPIYGVPVASKYLRGEDSLYSIVQMPKGIPVATFAIGEAGAANAALHVVANLAVNDPALAKLLEDFRAKQTDAARAMNLPGY